The Arachis ipaensis cultivar K30076 chromosome B03, Araip1.1, whole genome shotgun sequence region taaaaataataaataaataaaccggCTGTGAAGTGTGAACACTTTGGTAAAACAAAGGGACCTAAACTCCGCTTTTTTATAGGGCTCCATTATAGTATGTAGTTGATAATTGTCGGAAATCAAGATACATAACACATAAGTACATaatataaaatgaaaaaatgaaatGTAATTAACCTTATATTTTTTTACTAATTGGAGTCTAAGATACCATAGGGTAAGACAATTATGGTGTAAATCTCAAAGCGTGTTGAAGCGAGTGACGCATCTGAGAAAATGTAAAATGATGAATGGTACGGTGTATGGTCCCGTGATAGACAGCTTCACGAATCATGTGTAAATTGACTCCTTCGTGTTTGCTGACAAAGTCCAGATTCACAATAAGTCAATGACATTGGATTATTGTTTCAAAATCAGATATTTATGGAATATCATATGTCATGATATAAATGTGAATAAATATCAAAATATTCGTAAATAGTTTCTGATgtttcacttttttattttattttattttttcatgatGTTTTTGCTTCAGCTCAAGTGTTAACAAAATCTATTCCTATAAAGGACTGTGGAAGATGAATTCACTAAGTCAAACATGTACAAATCCAATCTGCCAAATTCTAATTCTTTCATTAACTGCGTCTTTGCTGGCGGCTCAATGCATACTTTTATACACTGTCCATCAAAACATTTTTGAAGATGCATTTTTCCTGAAATTCATTACCAACATTAAACATCAAATTACCTTTTCACTACACATGGAAAGGTTTGATTGCCTTGCCTCTATCTCCTTCAATAACTCCTCTTGTTGGGTGCAACTCCTTCTGTGTATCCTCTCGTTCACCTTCATGCCACTTATCTGATTGAATAAATTATTTAAGGTGCTTAGGAAATGAATAACTAAATGCTGAAAAAGAATTCTCAAGCTAATAAACTCCTCCTATTCgagaaaatttttatttatgtaattatcCAAATTTAGTCAGAGTTTAATTATAATTTGGTCACGTCAATTACTTGTTGGAACATTCTAGTATAACAAAAAAGAACAACATCAGCATTTCAATAACTAAGTTAGCAATGGTATTTGAAGTTTGATCTAAAAGATCATCATTAtgataaaatactaaaattagaACAATGATTAAATTAAGTAATTGCGTGAATTTCAAAAATCACAATAAGAATTTATTTTCTACTCAATAGAGAATATTGTAATACTAATCATGGAACGTGtaatcttttcaattttttttaacaattaaaaaagtaaagtatgatttctaattttttaatattttttgtttcatattttttttatcacacttataaaattcataataaaaaattatattttattttttcaaatattaaaaaaaattaaaagaatttattttttttaaatataaaataaaaaacaccaATTAATTACCTACCTAAGAATgttttcactatttttttttttttggctgaGTTTTATCATAATGGCAAATACATTTGCCTTCTAAAAATGCCACATGAATTCGAATCTCTCTTAATAAGTAGAATATGTAAAGAGAGTATTTAATGTGTGCGTGAATAGGCTGTGTGTTgaaaccaattcttttttttataaaactatGGGATTAAAAATATTAGTCTAATAATACAGGAATCTTTTGTCAaaattattttaacaaaaaaaaattaatgacatGCAAAGAGTGGGAACTGAAAatgttatatatatgaaaaaaaaatcatcttATAGTTGTTACCTTATATTTGAAAAAAATGTACGATGGAGTGTCAAGAAAAGTCTTATTGTATATATCTATGTAATTATAAACATATATGATAGAATTATAACTAGTGTgaaggtggtgtgacagaaaaaatttttattagtatagaattacacaaaaaattatttttaagtcTATACATTTTTACATTAATTTTGAAAGTATTCATAGAGTATATCCAAGAACCTGTAtcatggttttataatttctaaagatataaaaaaattatattttttatattcacaaacattaaagtctttataattataaatatctaataaatataatcataaaccaaattttttgaaacaaaataataaaaccaacattgtccaaagtaaaataaatattgtccaaaatatataattaaatatctacAAGTTTAGAACATAATCAATCAAACgtaaaacataatccaaaacactaaATTAGAACATCTTCAAAAAAATCCTAAGCCCGGCGGTGAAGCCCGCCCCACCCCGCCAAAACCCACAGTTTAAGCGGTGCGGATTAAGCAGGCTTTTGATGTGTGACAGTCTCAATTTTTCAGCCCGGCCCatcttttttggcgggttatgcGAGCCGGCCCGACAGATTTAGGTCCGTTTGTCACCTCTAATTTtaccgatgatatcgtccttatgagaGAGTTAAAGGAAGATCTAAATAAAAAGTTGgatttatggagagaagcttttGAAATATATGATATGTGCATAAGcagtagcaagacggaatatatgaaaTGTAAGTTCGGCTGTCGAAGGGCAAACCCTAAtacagaggtgaagattggagaaaacatcttacgaaaagttaaaagtttttaattattttgggtgcatcatacagaaTAACGGAAAGATTGAGCATGatataaatcataggatccaagtagATTAGTCAAAATGAAGGAGTGTgtctggttttatatgtgacaaaaaagtgcctttaaaacttaaagataaATTCTATCACACTGCTATCAAACCAGCTATACTTTATGGTACAGAATGTTGGGCGGTCAAAAGGGAGATGAAGATATTCAAATGAATGAGTGGTCATATGcgattggatagaataaggaacgaagatataagagagaaAGTTGGAGTAGCATTTATTATAGAAAAGATACTAGAATCATGTTTTAGGTAGTTTGGATATGTGAGAAGAAGATCGATAGAGCATTTAGTTAGGAGGATGAATGAGATAGAAGATGAACAATGAGTAAAAGgtagagaaaaaattaaaaagatcatCTATAAAGTAGTTAAACATGATCTCTATATAAACCGTCTTTTTATAAATACGATACATAATAGAGTTTAATGACATCGTTTGATCCATATGACCGGCTTCATTAAGTGAGGCAAGGTTTCGTTATTGTTGTTGTAGTTGTCCGCACTGATTCTTTTCTATGCTTGAATAACAAAATAAATGGATTAAATGAAAATGAATTATATATCAATTTCTATTGGTACAATTGAGTACAATactaattcttaattaaataacATATTGACCAAGTAAAATACAAGAATTGTTGTGAGAAGAAAATACAAGTATCCTTCTAAATAATGAAATCCTTAATTAAGTTAGAagctaaaagaaaataaaattactaGGTCAATTAAGGACTAATTGTAACATGGTTAACCCACATGGTACAAAGAGCCAAAGATATGGAGAGGAAAATACCAATTTTCTTCAACACCACACTAAATCCTCTCCCACTTTTAATTCCAACACACCAAGATTTTTCTTGCTGATTCCATATGATCTTGTGAGCTACTTGTTTCATTCTCTTCATGCTGCTATTAGCATCATAACAACATTTCTTCTTCACATTAATTGTGTCATCATCACTTCTTGATGCCCAATAATTTTCAACTTGCCCCTTCAAATTAACACAAAGCGTCAACAATAGTGCAAAGATAAATACAATAGCACTTGCTAATGTATTTGGTGACTTCATCATCATCAGCTTCTTGAACAAAGACTCTTGATTATTCTTGAGCATCTCCATGGAAGAATTGTTGCCCATTATTGTTACTGGATTCAGTTGAACTTTGATGGTTTGTGAAGGAACAATCTGATGAAAGAATGTGTCGGCTACTCGGCGAGTCGCCACAAACATTCCATGGCTAACCTTGGTTTCTTCAAGGACCTCAAAGCTTGTGGAATTTGAATAATCAATGTTGTCATCATCATCGATGAAGTTCTCATTTGGGTCACCATCGTTGATGAACCCCATTGAGAAATTGTCAATGTCAGCTTCACTGAATTCTTTGTTGCTATTGTGTAGCTCAGATTCTGCTGCAAATaaagttttatttatgttttttttcaagaaaaataaaaggtaaaCAAGAGAAAGATATACATGGCAAAGGGAAACAGCAATCATGCATGTGCATTGTGTATAGTTATGCATGCTTAATGATAGAAAAGTGTTACATaactagaaaaaaaaatttattaaactcTTTGATGAAATAAAGTAATAAAACTCATTTATCTAtttagagaaaaatccaaaataactcctgacaattacttcgaaagacaacgagacccttaacaaaaaaaaaaacacaatccGGCCTTTGACAATGACCTCGAAAGGACAAAGAGGCccttgtgcaaaaaaaaaaattaatgttatttttttggcATAGGGGCTAATCAATCTAAAAAAAATATCAGGAACCGGATTGAGTATTTTTTTTTGAGGCCTCCTTATCCTTTTGAAATAATTGTCGAGACCGGATAGGTACTCACTCATTTATTTATTAAGAGTAATAGGAGCAAATATATAAAGTTTTCTAATTATCTAGCTTTGTTGGCTAATTAATATACCTTGAACCTCATTTTCTTGTATGTTTGTTTGGAAGCTTGATATATCCTCAATCGGAACCGTCTTTTGCTCTTCCATAAAGCTCTGCAAAATTATGGGTATAAGGTACTCACTCATTTATATAAGTTCCAACATTAGTTTTATTGTAGCAAGTAATGGGTATAAGGTCATGTACAACATACCTTGAACTCGCTTTCAAGATCTCCAATCTCTATTGTTCTTaggttttgatcttggatttcaTATCTCATGGGGTTCATATCATTTACGGCGTGATTAGTGTAACTTGTGCCAGCATTAAAAGCAAAATCATGTTCGTGATGATGAGGAGCAGCATAATTTGCATTGTTGCCACCCAATAATGTGTGTGAATGGTTTGAATGATTTGTGAATTCATGGGAAGAAACATTAGCATTAGCAAGTGAAAGAATCTGTTGCAAGATATCCGATTCATTGTTATTGTTCATGCTTCCTCCACACATTGAAGTGGTGCCACGTGTCATGATGTTGAGCTCTGAAATTCCCACATTAGGGAATTCCTCCACTACCTCCAATGGAGGCATGGAAAAACTGTGCTGCATCCTTGCACACTCTAGTGCTACATCCACCtgaaaaacataaaaacatacataaatatataataattaatttgattttagaAAAAATTTATGTGCAATTGTTTTTACGTGAAGTTGCtagttaaatataattaaatgattcgatatatttaactaaattattatctaacaacTTTTAACTTTTAGAAAAAAACAATTACACGTGAGTGTTCactttattttagtttaatacttttaatttaaataaaagaaaggTATTAGGCACCTTAGATGGAGAGTAAGTTAGGGCTCCATAATGAGGAAATGAGGAGGATGACGAAGATGGAAGGTTATTGAGGAATGGATCTTGAGATAAGTGTGGGCATTTACCATTATGCCCAATATGATGATCCCAAGGCATGGTGTCAAAGACTTGGGGTGTTCCTTGAGAATCAGTTGTCATCATCATGATATTATCAGCAGCATAGTGATCTGCCACTTTGGGGATAATGACCGCCGCCTTCTTGAAGACACGGCAAAGAGCATAGGCATCCTGCAAGCCAGAAGCAGCATTGGTTTCGCATTCCCTCTCATGAAGACGGTACTCGTGCATGACCCAACCAGTGCGAGACCCGTGAGGCGCCCTGCCTCGGTAGTACACAAGGGTTTTCTTCATCCCTACGGCGCGGCTCTGCGAATTTACCTTCCTGTCCTTTCCAGTGGCCTTCCAGTACCCACATTTCGTTGCTCTGTTAGTTCTTGACCCATTTGGATACTTCCTGTCCCGAGGGCTAAAGAAGTACCACTCCAAATCCTTACCCGGCAACAACGACCTCCCtgtataatattaataataaatattccTTGAGTCAATATAAAGGATAATACAAAATAgttaggtagtgtttgttttcAGTGATAAAAAAGGTCATATATTccaattaaaattttagtctaccaaattaagaaaaatatatgaTATAGACATGCATGTATATAATATATGTACCTGGCAAGTCCCACGGTTCGCACTTGTATAGATCAACTTCAGGAATGATCTCCAGATCAATTTTACGGCCATTAATCTTCCTTTTAAGGTAATAAGCAACCAGTTCTTCGTCTGTAGGGTGGAACCTAAAACCAGGAGGCAATGAAACTGGTGCCATTATAATATCTAAATATTATATGATCTCTAATACCCCACTTAACAAACTATCAGAAACCTCAATAATCCAAGCGATGATCTCCAATGATGCAATAATAATGCTCTCCCCTCCCTGTCACCAACGAACAAAAAAGAACAGTTTGTTAGCAAAATTAATATAATACGACATATAGTAGTATTTGTATGTACATAATATTAAAAGAGTAGAGACCTTAATGTGGAACGTTGGGAGCTAGAAAAATGAGAGAGAGCGAGAGAATAGGTGAGGGAAGAGGAGGGTGGAATGTTGGGGTTGCTTGGGCTTTTAACAAAGAGGACAAAAAGAGAATATAATGAAGAAGCAAATTGGGGTTGTCCCACTAGCTATCTCTTTTTCGATCAAATGGAATGGAAGATTCTTTTTATCTTTGTATTCAAGCTTGTGTTCTTGTGTGGTAATGATCCTATGCTTCCTGGTAGTTCTTTCTTGGATTCTGGTATGCTCCACATGACAATGCATGGAATATATTAATTGGATGcatttcaaaacctttttcatCAGACCAAGAATCTGCATTAACGTGACCAACAGTAGGAAAACCAACTTTGGCGGCTCTTCCTCATAACCCAAGAAAACTACATACCGTTCACACTTGACTACTACTCGCATGGAGTTTCATCATCATCCACCCCTTTTCTCTACTATTCCTTATCCACTTATTCAACTTGtatgctcctccatttttttgttttcaaaGTTATATCTTAGTCCATATAAATTATGAATTAAATAAGAACTTTGATTACTTAAATTTTGTGCATGCAAAGAAAATGATTATATATATCAACAATGGTAAGGAACAAGAGGATACCAACTAAAAATCAGCAAATTATCTTTGGTGAATTCAAAATTTGTATGTGAATGATATTTATGTTAGGCATTAAGATATTTTTTTACTAAGTATTATAATGTTTCTTTTTTATACTAAAtggatatttttttatatattttataaatttttttatatactaaaaatattataaattaaaaataaataaaattaattaaatataattataaattaattaaattattattttttgagtAATCACTTGTTGTTGTATATACTTTTCTTATATATTATAGTTGGATCGGCCAAGGTAATTTGGAAGTGGGACCCATGTGGGGCCAGATTTTGCCACGTGAAATGAATAAAGAACCAACGTGGCATGGCAGGATGACTTGTGAGTGATCTGATGCTTTTCCCATATAGCTGATAGATGGATGCAAATTAAATGTTCCCTAACTAAATAGGTAGTATATTAGTATAACTTAGTCTTATGTCATCTCAtgctttccctttccctttcacCAATCCATCTTTTGGTGCTTTTCTCCTTTCTCAGTTTATGCTGCCATGGgattgtttaatttaatttcgGAAATAATTCATTATATTTGCTTACGATTTTTCTCCTCATTATCCTAACATGAAATgcgattttattttattcaaatataaattttttagagaaaatacaaattaattaacaataatTTTGAACATCATCTAAAAATCAATCACTAATTCATCGTTacatatttttgtatattttttacatgtttttcaaataaattaaaataatcagatattagaataattaaatgacatgtcaataaaaaaaaaattttctttgtgGCTTAGAATTTAGTTAGGATATAGATATAGAATA contains the following coding sequences:
- the LOC107634706 gene encoding NAC domain-containing protein 86-like isoform X1, with the protein product MAPVSLPPGFRFHPTDEELVAYYLKRKINGRKIDLEIIPEVDLYKCEPWDLPGRSLLPGKDLEWYFFSPRDRKYPNGSRTNRATKCGYWKATGKDRKVNSQSRAVGMKKTLVYYRGRAPHGSRTGWVMHEYRLHERECETNAASGLQDAYALCRVFKKAAVIIPKVADHYAADNIMMMTTDSQGTPQVFDTMPWDHHIGHNGKCPHLSQDPFLNNLPSSSSSSFPHYGALTYSPSKVDVALECARMQHSFSMPPLEVVEEFPNVGISELNIMTRGTTSMCGGSMNNNNESDILQQILSLANANVSSHEFTNHSNHSHTLLGGNNANYAAPHHHEHDFAFNAGTSYTNHAVNDMNPMRYEIQDQNLRTIEIGDLESEFKSFMEEQKTVPIEDISSFQTNIQENEVQAESELHNSNKEFSEADIDNFSMGFINDGDPNENFIDDDDNIDYSNSTSFEVLEETKVSHGMFVATRRVADTFFHQIVPSQTIKVQLNPVTIMGNNSSMEMLKNNQESLFKKLMMMKSPNTLASAIVFIFALLLTLCVNLKGQVENYWASRSDDDTINVKKKCCYDANSSMKRMKQVAHKIIWNQQEKSWCVGIKSGRGFSVVLKKIGIFLSISLALCTMWVNHVTISP
- the LOC107634706 gene encoding NAC domain-containing protein 86-like isoform X2 is translated as MAPVSLPPGFRFHPTDEELVAYYLKRKINGRKIDLEIIPEVDLYKCEPWDLPGRSLLPGKDLEWYFFSPRDRKYPNGSRTNRATKCGYWKATGKDRKVNSQSRAVGMKKTLVYYRGRAPHGSRTGWVMHEYRLHERECETNAASGLQDAYALCRVFKKAAVIIPKVADHYAADNIMMMTTDSQGTPQVFDTMPWDHHIGHNGKCPHLSQDPFLNNLPSSSSSSFPHYGALTYSPSKVDVALECARMQHSFSMPPLEVVEEFPNVGISELNIMTRGTTSMCGGSMNNNNESDILQQILSLANANVSSHEFTNHSNHSHTLLGGNNANYAAPHHHEHDFAFNAGTSYTNHAVNDMNPMRYEIQDQNLRTIEIGDLESEFKSFMEEQKTVPIEDISSFQTNIQENEVQESELHNSNKEFSEADIDNFSMGFINDGDPNENFIDDDDNIDYSNSTSFEVLEETKVSHGMFVATRRVADTFFHQIVPSQTIKVQLNPVTIMGNNSSMEMLKNNQESLFKKLMMMKSPNTLASAIVFIFALLLTLCVNLKGQVENYWASRSDDDTINVKKKCCYDANSSMKRMKQVAHKIIWNQQEKSWCVGIKSGRGFSVVLKKIGIFLSISLALCTMWVNHVTISP